A window of Deltaproteobacteria bacterium genomic DNA:
CGGCCTGAAAGGCACGGCGCTTGGCACCGCGCATCTGCGCTGCGGCTAAGCGCAAATCGGCAATCTGTTGCCCACTAATTTGTTGAGCACTTGGACTGGTGAAATCTTTCCTGAACACCCTAGCCCCTCCACCTCTCCCTACGTTATCTGTCTCTCCGCTATCGTACCTCACTCGCTCGGCTTTGGGTATCTTCTTTTCTCAAAATCACCTGAGTGTTCAGTTGTCAGTTATCAGTAAAACCACCGCTATCACTTATCTTCCTTTTTTACTGACAACTGATCACTGTTTATAGCTAATCCGATAAATCCGATCGTTGCGATCATCGGACATCAGCAGTGCCCCATCTGGCATCACCAGGACATCGGCTGGTCGTCCACGGGTAACGCCATCTTGCAACCACCCCTCAGCAAACGTTTCGTATTTCACTGCTCGTGTTCCGCTCTCGTCAAGCCGCACGAGCGTCATACGATACCCTAACGGCTCTGAGCGGTTCCACGAGCCGTGCTCAGCAACGAAGATCTGATTGTGATATTCCCGCGGAAACATCGTCCCTGTGTAAAAAGTCATGCCAAGGGCCGCGACATGCGGACCAAGTTTCTGCGCTGGTGCGACAAATGCATCGCACTTTCGTTTCTTACCAAAATCTGGGTCGGGAATCTCTCCTGTGTGACAGTAGGGAAATCCGAAATGTAAATCTTTTTGTGAGATGCGATTAAGCTCGTCCGGTGGAAGGTCATCCCCGAGCATGTCGCGACCATTGTCAGTAAACCATAATTCCTTGGTAACTGGATGCCAGTCGAACCCAACCGTATTACGGATGCCACGCGCGAAGACTTCGAGACCGCTGCCGTCCGGTTTCATGCGTAACAAGGTGGCAAACGGCTCCTCGCGTTCGCACACATTACATGGTGCTCCGACCGCGACGTACAACAAGTTATCCGGCCCAAAGGCGATAAACTTTAGACCATGCCAGCCCTCTTTAGGCAGGTTGCTCGTCACGACGACTGGTTGTGGTGGATTTTCCAACTGATCTTCGATGTTATCGAAACGCAGAATGCGATGAATTTCTGCAACATAGAGGGCACCATCACGGAAGGCTACGCCAGCTGACGCACGTAATCCAGTGACGAGCGTGAAGACCTGATCCGCTTGTTGGTCGTGGTTGCGGTCGACGACCGCAAAGACGCTTCCTGAAAGCGAACCAACGAAAAGCGTCCCGCGCGAACCAAGAGCCATCTGCCGCGCATTCGGAACGTCGAGGGTGTACGTGCTAATAGCAAACCCTGGTGGGAGTTTGATGGTGTTGAGATCAGGTGGCATTTGGATGGCAGCTTGAAGAGCTGAGTTGCGCCAGCGATAGGCAAATACTCCGGAAACAAGAAACACCAGCACGAGCAGCAGCAAACGTAACGAGAGTTTCCTAATGTTGTTGTGAACGATTCGCATGACACCTCCACTGACGTATTTTCTCAAACTTCCTGAAAAGAAGAAACATCACGCACTTGACTTGATTCGCCTTTTGTTCGCTGGCATAAGGGGAGCTGGAGGTTTCTATGATCCTGACGCGGCGACAAAAGGAAATGTGGGACTACTTACAAAGCCATATCGCAACCCACGGCTATGCCCCGACCCTTGAAGAGATCGGTGCGTATTTTGGTCTCTCTTCACTCGCAACTGTCCATAAGCATCTGACGAATCTTGAGATGAAGGGGGTCATCACCCGTAAATGGAACTTGAGTCGCGCCATTGAAATTCCCGAGCAACGAAAATCAGCAGAAGCAGTTGATCTGCCGCTCCTGGGACGTGTTGCTGCTGGCGCGCCGATTGAAGTAATCGAAACAAACGACACACTTTCTGTTCCATCTGAGTTTGTCCGCCGTTCTGATACTGCCTTTGCGTTGCGCGTCAAAGGCGAGTCGATGATCGAGGAAGGCATCCTCGATGGTGATTATATCGTGATCGAACAACGACCGACCGCACAGGCCGGAGAAACGGTGGTCGCATTAGTCAATGGTGAAGCCACAGTGAAAAAATTCTTCCCTGATCGTGGTGGGCGCGTGCGTCTGCAACCTGCCAACGCACAGATGGAGCCGATCATTGCTCGCGGGAAAGATGTCGAGATTCGTGGTGTGGTCGTCGCGGTGCTTCGCAAGTACGGAAAATAGGGGTTGGAGATTAGGGGTTAGGGGTTGGTTAAAGAAAAACAGTGACGTTCTGTGAAATTTTATTCTTCTCTCATCCCCAATCCCCAATCCCTAACCCCCAACCCCTTGTCCCTCTACGTTCACATTCCCTACTGCCTCGTCAAATGTCCGTACTGTGACTTTAACGTCTACGCCGTCAAGCAGTGGCCAGAAGAACAGTATGTCGAGGCGTTGTGTGCCGAGTTTCGTCATTATGTAGCGCAGCCGCCGTGGCAAAACCAACCGATCGAAACGCTCTACTTCGGTGGTGGGACCCCTTCCTTATTTGCGCCATCTGCCATCGCGCGATTCCTGAAATATGTCACGGACTACAGTGCTATCGCTCCGCAAGCGGAAATTACGCTTGAAGCTGACCCAGCCTCTGTGTCGTACGAAAAACTTGCGGGCTACCGTGCCATTGGTGTGAATCGCCTGAGCTTTGGCGTGCAGTCGTTTCACCCTACAGTACTAAAGACGCTCGGTAGATTGCATACGATCGATGACGTGCAGCATTCCCTCGCCTGGGTACGCGAGGCAGGGTTTCGTAACGTGAGTCTTGACCTCATCTTTGCTGTACCAGGGCAAACGCTCGATATGTTTGCTTTCGATGTGTCTCAGGCGATTGCATATGGGCCGACCCATCTTTCGACCTATTGTTTGACCTACGAGGAGCGTACCCCGTTCTTCTCACTGCGAAAGAAAGGGAGACTCGTTCCTGTGAGTGAAGATGAAGAGATCGAAATGTACACACAGGTGCGAGCGCAGTGCAAAACGGCTGGATATGAGCACTACGAGATTTCGAGCTTTGCGCAGCCGCAATTTCGTTCGCGCCACAACACTAACTATTGGAACGGTACCAACTACCTTGGCCTTGGTGCTGGTGCGCACTCGTACGCTAACACGCCGGACTGGGGAATCCGCTGGAGCAATGAGCGCAATCCGCGGCGCTATATGGAAAAGGTGATCACTTGTGGTGAGGCACGAAGTGTTGAGGATACCCTCACGCGTGATCAGGCAATGGGCGAGTTTATGTTTCTCAATCTTCGGCAGCG
This region includes:
- a CDS encoding sorbosone dehydrogenase family protein — translated: MRIVHNNIRKLSLRLLLLVLVFLVSGVFAYRWRNSALQAAIQMPPDLNTIKLPPGFAISTYTLDVPNARQMALGSRGTLFVGSLSGSVFAVVDRNHDQQADQVFTLVTGLRASAGVAFRDGALYVAEIHRILRFDNIEDQLENPPQPVVVTSNLPKEGWHGLKFIAFGPDNLLYVAVGAPCNVCEREEPFATLLRMKPDGSGLEVFARGIRNTVGFDWHPVTKELWFTDNGRDMLGDDLPPDELNRISQKDLHFGFPYCHTGEIPDPDFGKKRKCDAFVAPAQKLGPHVAALGMTFYTGTMFPREYHNQIFVAEHGSWNRSEPLGYRMTLVRLDESGTRAVKYETFAEGWLQDGVTRGRPADVLVMPDGALLMSDDRNDRIYRISYKQ
- the lexA gene encoding transcriptional repressor LexA, giving the protein MILTRRQKEMWDYLQSHIATHGYAPTLEEIGAYFGLSSLATVHKHLTNLEMKGVITRKWNLSRAIEIPEQRKSAEAVDLPLLGRVAAGAPIEVIETNDTLSVPSEFVRRSDTAFALRVKGESMIEEGILDGDYIVIEQRPTAQAGETVVALVNGEATVKKFFPDRGGRVRLQPANAQMEPIIARGKDVEIRGVVVAVLRKYGK
- the hemW gene encoding radical SAM family heme chaperone HemW, with amino-acid sequence MKFYSSLIPNPQSLTPNPLSLYVHIPYCLVKCPYCDFNVYAVKQWPEEQYVEALCAEFRHYVAQPPWQNQPIETLYFGGGTPSLFAPSAIARFLKYVTDYSAIAPQAEITLEADPASVSYEKLAGYRAIGVNRLSFGVQSFHPTVLKTLGRLHTIDDVQHSLAWVREAGFRNVSLDLIFAVPGQTLDMFAFDVSQAIAYGPTHLSTYCLTYEERTPFFSLRKKGRLVPVSEDEEIEMYTQVRAQCKTAGYEHYEISSFAQPQFRSRHNTNYWNGTNYLGLGAGAHSYANTPDWGIRWSNERNPRRYMEKVITCGEARSVEDTLTRDQAMGEFMFLNLRQRDGFLPAAFAARFGTDVYAAFSQIPTLIADGLLIEEVGRVKLSERGLLLADSIFAEFF